The following proteins come from a genomic window of Crassostrea angulata isolate pt1a10 chromosome 1, ASM2561291v2, whole genome shotgun sequence:
- the LOC128176509 gene encoding oxysterol-binding protein-related protein 11-like: MEGLLNKYTNVMKGWQYRWFVMDADSGMLEYFEKEEHKKQRPRGYVHLAGAVISPSDEDSQTFSVSAANGEIYRLKASSTKERQLWIDKLRTTAEFHTNHMTSGGQQSVRRESRSSSLLKTLTDVAPPKKKTEVVPHEVPVKSHKAPAPRPHTLDPFREVKEYISEANEYAVHLVDKIESLPVSAEPIGGLDKDLLLLKATSTATLSSLGQCLRMLQHQQGGASYDWHESLTSQRHVSIGGSVEDRPSRNGSFSSVTSAPGPIVFPEEKPEGPINHTDEEEDEKGYTDDDLEGVEEHKTIILHLLSQLKLGMDLTKVVLPTFILERRSLLEMFADCMAHPDMFLKIPDLPDPESRMLAVIEWYLTSFHAARQGSVAKKPYNPIIGETFHCSWKVPKKSKNTSTNNSNVDSTENDVSPQQQSGGTDGETKLFYCAEQVSHHPPISAFYFECPEKQMSMNASIYTKSRFYGMSIGVNLIGKVCLRLLEHGEEYVFGLPSAYARSILTVPWAEMGDKISITCAKTGYSAAITFHTKPFYGGKLHRVSAEVKREGSGEVTCRVQGEWNSLLEFTYADGTKKVIDVKDIPIGKKRVRPVKLQGDFESRRLWQHVTNALKVGDINTASEHKRVLEERQREGERHRKESGTPFPSKFFHKEDEGWSYNNLLKKGDTKGTL; this comes from the exons ATGGAGGGACTTCTTAATAAGTACACTAATGTGATGAAGGGCTGGCAGTATCGTTGGTTCGTGATGGATGCTGACTCAGGGATGCTCGAGTATTTTGAG AAGGAGGAACACAAAAAGCAGAGACCCAGAGGATATGTCCATCTAGCG GGTGCAGTGATTTCCCCCTCAGATGAGGACTCCCAGACTTTCTCCGTCAGTGCTGCCAATGGAGAAATCTATCGGCTCAAAG CTAGTAGTactaaagaaagacaactctggATAGACAAACTACGGACCACTGCCGAGTTTCACACAAATCACATGACCAGT GGCGGTCAACAGTCTGTCCGTCGTGAGTCTAGGTCGTCCTCCCTGTTAAAGACATTGACAGACGTAGCACCGCCCAAGAAGAAGACAGAGGTGGTGCCCCACGAGGTCCCGGTGAAGTCCCACAAGGCCCCCGCTCCTCGCCCCCACACACTGGACCCGTTCAGGGAGGTCAAGGAGTATATCTCGGAGGCCAATGAGTACGCCGTCCATCTCGTGGACAAAATCGAG AGTTTACCTGTGTCGGCTGAACCTATTGGTGGACTAGATAAA GACTTGCTGTTACTGAAGGCCACGTCGACTGCCACCCTCAGCAGCCTGGGTCAGTGTCTGAGGATGCTCCAGCACCAACAG GGTGGAGCGTCGTATGACTGGCATGAATCCCTCACAAG TCAAAGGCACGTCTCCATCGGCGGTAGCGTGGAGGACCGCCCCTCCCGGAACGGCAGCTTCTCCTCAGTCACTTCCGCCCCAGGACCGATCGTGTTCCCGGAGGAGAAACCAGAAG GACCAATTAATCACACTGATGAGGAGGAGGATGAGAAAGGTTACACAGATGATGATCTGGAAGGGGTGGAGGAACACAAGACAATCATCCTACATCTTCTGTCACAGCTCAAACTGGGAATGGACCTCACTAAA GTGGTGCTTCCTACCTTTATTTTGGAGAGACGGTCCCTCCTGGAAATGTTTGCGGACTGTATGGCTCACCCCGACATGTTTCTGAA AATCCCTGATCTACCTGACCCTGAGTCCAGGATGCTGGCCGTGATCGAGTGGTACCTGACCTCATTCCATGCAGCCAGACAG GGATCTGTTGCCAAAAAGCCCTACAACCCAATCATAGGCGAGACATTCCACTGCTCCTGGAAAGTTCCCAAAAAGTCAAAGAACACTTCCACTAACAACAGTAACGTCGACAGCACGGAGAACGATGTCAGCCCGCAGCAGCAATCGGGGGGCACAGACGGGGAAACCAAGCTCTTCTACTGTGCAGAGCAGGTGTCTCACCACCCCCCTA TTTCAGCGTTTTACTTTGAATGCCCAGAGAAACAGATGAGTATGAATGCCTCGATCTACACCAAGTCCAGGTTCTACGGCATGTCCATAGGAGTCAACCTGATAGGGAAAG TGTGCCTGCGATTGTTGGAGCACGGAGAGGAGTATGTGTTTGGACTCCCCAGCGCCTACGCCCGCTCCATACTGACCGTGCCTTGGGCAGAAATGGGGGACAAGATCTCCATTACGTGTGCCAAAACAGGTTACTCTGCGGCCATCACCTTCCACACCAAG CCATTTTATGGGGGAAAACTTCACCGAGTGTCAGCGGAGGTAAAGAGGGAGGGGTCAGGGGAGGTGACCTGTCGCGTCCAGGGCGAGTGGAACAGCCTGCTGGAATTTACCTATGCAGAT GGAACGAAGAAGGTGATCGATGTAAAGGACATTCCGATTGGAAAGAAGCGGGTCAGACCGGTCAAGCTTCAGGGCGACTTTGAATCACGGCGACTGTGGCAGCATGTCACAAATGCACTCAAAGTGGGTGATATCAACACGGCCTCGGAGCACAAAAGAGTG CTTGAGGAGAgacagagagagggagagagacaTCGTAAGGAATCAGGAACACCATTCCCTAGCAAG TTCTTCCACAAAGAAGATGAAGGATGGAGTTATAACAACCTACTAAAGAAGGGGGATACAAAGGGGACACTTTAG
- the LOC128176421 gene encoding double-stranded RNA-specific editase 1-like isoform X3 produces MLGKRKFPENGTQIILNKKRKIQTAPVAKNALMQLNEIKPGLEFQFVAQSGPVHAPTFIMSVEVNGTKFEGQGPTKKAARLSAAEKALKSFVQFPNASEAHKALGRQVVNDGDFTSDNAEASNDVLFNNFETNSENGSSCEILPKDKIGMNNLPKARKSVVPSVPDGKNPVMILNELRPSLKYDFVKEHGESHAKHFVMSVVVDGIKFEGSGRNKKLAKSRAAQMALTKLFNLDFSTHPGTKPVPKESHTNVPQELADLVSRLVLEKFCELTDNLTSPYARRKVLSGIVMTTSDNAENATVISVSTGTKCINGEYMSDQGLAVNDCHAEVIGRRSLMRYLYFQLGKHLSGNRLEKESSIFQEKEGGGFKLKPNIHFHLYISTSPCGDSRIFSPHEAAQEVEGGDKHPNRKARGQLRTKIESGEGTIPVTSSGGIQTWDGILEGERLLTMSCSDKIARWNVLGIQGSLLSHFIEPVYFDSLILGSLYHGDHLSRAVYSRISNIENIPPPFRHNQPFMSGISNPESRQPRKAPNFAVNWCVGDAGLEVINTMTGKTEQGASSQVCKQAFFKRFLQLCGKIPTLTGQSVTPLPKVYADAKVTVMEYQTAKQQMYQAFQNAGLGRWLKKPIEQDHFFVSPS; encoded by the exons ATGCTGGGAAAACGCAAGTTTCCGGAAAATGGGACGCAGATTATTCtaaacaagaaaagaaaaatacagacTGCACCAGTTGCAAAAAATGCCCTGATGCAGCTCAATGAGATCAAACCTGGGCTTGAGTTTCAGTTTGTGGCTCAGTCTGGGCCAGTTCACGCCCCGACTTTCATCATGAGTGTAGAGGTCAATGGGACAAAGTTTGAAGGTCAAGGACCCACCAAAAAAGCTGCTCGTCTGAGTGCAGCAGAGAAGGCCCTGAAGTCCTTTGTGCAATTTCCAAATGCCTCTGAGGCCCATAAAGCCTTGGGGAGGCAAGTGGTTAATGACGGAGACTTTACATCGGACAATGCAGAGGCTTCAAATGACGTTCTATTTAATAACTTTGAAACTAATTCAGAAAACGGCTCCTCATGTGAGATTTTACCCAAAGACAAAATTGGCATGAACAATTTGCCGAAGGCTAGAAAATCTGTGGTGCCGTCCGTACCAGATGGCAAGAATCCGGTCATGATTCTGAATGAACTGAGGCCCAGTCTGAAGTATGACTTTGTGAAAGAACACGGTGAAAGCCATGCCAAACATTTTGTGATGTCAGTGGTTGTGGATGGGATCAAGTTTGAAGGATCTGGTCGAAACAAGAAGCTGGCTAAATCCCGGGCCGCTCAGATGGCTCTCACCAAACTGTTCAACCTGGACTTCTCCACACATCCAG GCACTAAACCAGTACCCAAAGAATCTCACACCAATGTTCCCCAGGAGCTGGCAGACTTAGTCTCACGGCTCGTCCTGGAAAAATTCTGTGAACTGACGGACAATCTGACCTCTCCGTACGCCCGGAGGAAGGTGCTATCAGGGATCGTCATGACAACCAGTGACAACGCAGAGAATGCCACGGTGATTTCTGTCTCCACGGGAACCAAGTGTATTAATGGAGAGTACATGAGTGACCAGGGTCTAGCAGTCAACGACTGTCACGCCGAGGTCATAGGTCGAAGGTCACTGATGAGATACCTGTACTTTCAGCTAGGAAAGCACTTATCTGGGAATCGACTAGAAAAGGAGTCTTCAATATTCCAGGAAAAGGAAGGAGGTGGCTTTAAGCTGAAACCCAACATTCACTTTCACCTGTACATCAGTACGTCCCCGTGCGGTGACTCGAGAATTTTCTCTCCTCATGAAGCAGCTCAGGAGGTGGAGGGTGGAGATAAACATCCGAATCGTAAGGCGCGAGGACAGCTGAGGACCAAGATAGAGTCTGGGGAGGGCACAATCCCTGTGACCTCCTCAGGGGGCATACAGACATGGGACGGGATTCTGGAGGGGGAGAGGCTGCTGACCATGTCCTGTAGTGATAAAATTGCCCGCTGGAATGTCCTGGGGATCCAAG GTAGTCTCCTGAGTCACTTCATTGAGCCCGTCTACTTTGACAGCCTCATTCTTGGTAGTTTGTATCATGGAGACCATCTATCTAGGGCTGTTTATTCACGCATATCAAACATAGAAAACATCCCACCCCCATTTCGTCACAATCAGCCGTTCATGAGTGGAATCAGCAACCCAGAGAGTCGTCAGCCACGAAAAGCTCCGAACTTCGCTGTCAACTGGTGCGTGGGTGACGCAGGTCTGGAGGTAATTAACACGATGACTGGTAAGACGGAGCAGGGGGCGTCCTCACAGGTGTGTAAACAGGCCTTCTTCAAACGATTCCTTCAGCTGTGTGGCAAAATCCCTACCCTCACTGGACAGTCGGTGACTCCCCTACCCAAGGTGTACGCTGATGCTAAAGTCACAGTGATGGAGTATCAAACGGCAAAACAACAGATGTATCAAGCGTTCCAAAACGCTGGTCTAGGACGCTGGCTTAAGAAGCCTATTGAACAAGATCATTTCTTTGTATCACCGAGCTGA
- the LOC128176398 gene encoding titin-like, with the protein MDDDPSPEEIRRRRLAYFELTNGSVAQSTSIEREKSPLETATDKNWLSNNVRGAYRENQQILNEDEGSIPSKNPSSDPSFQSNIKDKPTPSSDSCLKDVKDKPDSRYGKERWLIETGPTKLEGSFSGEGAEREKMDSFSLLREELRTKAQCGDEEGYNSAVERLISLAKQEIADSENQKNAGQGSSKARYVEHSPRYLLHGDSTLHKNSTPPTAQVSPKIDYVSSKKDFVSPIAVEYEDFFSKSVKHGKYGSGHEVRESTDEPDARHLFQKSLGNVDELGLSTHRPESTQAGNSSTSIDSFIHGDIRQALGEEKYKEFIEKSAKDIDHLNSDRSSSHEEKQQKQTKPKLPEKPKGLNSEHGLKPKIPEKPTGLNSEPGLKLSISKEANAEKNMDKEKPKLNRPKFVPSNIYSQDNEEEAENLSLPPSYRHGYESLHRNVVFSSDEIYHQAYLGQSPPVSRSYMGNPAQFSREFSQGQPNPAPRVSTMMTGSAPYPMPPFPPHVQQHPVRMPYPPPDDLMYTARSQQSEAYRHMYSGVTPRPYPESRPVDIRPEVMDPSMYKPWPSEPPPQPYYEGFAANGIPKSPDMRYMSPHISHPLEGHHFSPAVSRMSESYYATAPLSQSPDGRFMPFQVPRPPDVPNVHSSGDAGKHFQRRPDLGYHGREGAMISPPQAPANMRPEGEGGVYPPYPPQRHAGIPYPPPPVNVDLGSYFNFLAAQGFPVPYPVPYPVQSGQTPPQVDTQNKDATQDRKNDDKEMLEMMIPHPPLQKKDSSEKIIHRKSSPRKTVPPEEAPKSERGSEKERGPKKTEGQKPEGKSVSQKQQSKNASQRHVDEIRQFHEQRRQQEADEDALLEKQRKFAKSSIDRYFSSLEKLYYRDRQDRDPEEEEMEEILENSPQEQDSEVNTEVNTQVSKVTSVKAEGITERMNKLGLDLSFLREAGKSQEGVPKEEGKTVLVCEECGEVNKVYMSWCGDCGESLAGIEVTIIKKPKPPRVSKKDRSPSKFPQNKAPPGKSPPNKSPPVPSDSSSTQSSQKDRVRAVKESRDSGHPSSEEIENAQAGREIEEIFEHVTDPVIKGFISSYYRKKQAELMQNEEDEDDEEENFFTKGKESLNGFAEVEMQHNEEDNNQASQNQPRVDSHQYEIEISKFIDNEEVWLHERKKPKEKPLKHKRSAPIDVEVFSVKESKQQRDTSRSQEKIVPSLNLYNSSDEEKPRVSLDISTDSEDWQDFFIPKPVEVEKEVTPEPEEPEDVRPFLEQVMGDMRSSLPTKSKSKNARPKTGGKSVKSVVRESIEAPGYERKWQRSSIAWSSYHPRELSKKTSLPPQRPGSAGPSRRGGRGRNSGSVENLVSSRPRSGGVQKKPAVKSRPQSADPKVRSGSGRPVPQEIPVMEVPVEVGSEGEEERPLSGGRTEEEDRTQSGSSEEGRGIPGIKVLDVTYPPPPKASQDSPSSDLPGLVNHRLLDTKDTAPPAADPASVLHAYNKYHEMTPRIRDGNFSVWLCLPDELLLNILSYLPHSDLVSCARTCHHFYRVCMDNTLWRYITIKKNHSLTDESLERVGKHHPVSLALIQCHGDYITAKGLRNLFRACANSLKELNFFGCSRGALTGDCILLHAASHCKELTHIDASWCNVSDSGIGAIANSANRLESLCINGCQMITNEGLITVIKKHGKWLRVLEMFGCFNIKAKAVSYLSANCINLKTLNLGQCYKLTDSLISQLSPSLSKVETLDLRGCKQIKDNCIRYVVKYCNRLQTLTLANCPNITDISLLEIATYLKDIRNLDVCGCRNMTDGGVRALANNCSNLRSIDISSTGCTHRSVLMMANFCSQRLDSVKLNFLSDVTEHAVIKLVKHCRRLKLLHLYGCTSIRSLANIRDANPHVKVEM; encoded by the exons ATGGATGATGACCCTTCACCTGAGGAAATCAGGAGAAGACGACTGGCCTACTTTGAGTTGACCAATGGCAGTGTAGCCCAGAGTACATCCATAGAGAGAGAAAAGTCACCGCTAGAAACTGCTACAGACAAGAACTGGCTGTCCAACAATGTCAGAGGAGCTTACAGAGAAAACCAGCAGATCCTGAATGAGGATGAAGGAAGTATACCCTCAAAAAATCCCTCATCAGATCCAAGTTTTCAAAGTAACATTAAGGATAAGCCAACTCCCTCTTCAGATTCATGTTTAAAGGATGTAAAGGATAAGCCTGACTCAAGGTATGGTAAAGAGAGATGGTTGATAGAGACAGGACCAACGAAACTAGAAGGCAGTTTCTCAGGAGAGGGTGCTGAGCGAGAGAAGATGGACAGCTTTTCATTGTTGAGGGAGGAGCTGAGAACCAAGGCTCAGTGTGGGGATGAGGAGGGATATAATAGTGCTGTGGAGAGATTGATCAGTCTGGCCAAACAGGAGATAGCGGACAGTGAGAACCAGAAGAATGCGGGTCAGGGGTCGTCTAAAGCCAGGTACGTGGAACACTCACCCAGGTATCTTCTCCACGGAGACTCCACCCTGCACAAGAACTCCACCCCACCTACTGCTCAGGTCTCACCCAAAATCGACTATGTCTCATCCAAAAAGGATTTCGTTTCACCAATTGCTGTGGAGTATGAAGACTTCTTCAGTAAGTCAGTAAAACACGGGAAATATGGGAGTGGTCATGAAGTGAGAGAGTCCACGGACGAACCAGACGCGCGTCATCTGTTCCAGAAATCTCTTGGGAATGTGGATGAACTTGGTCTCTCTACGCACAGACCAGAGAGTACTCAGGCTGGTAATTCTTCCACATCCATTGACAGCTTTATCCATGGTGATATAAGACAGGCTTTAGGAGAAGAAAAGTACAAAGAATTCATAGAGAAGTCCGCAAAGGACATCGATCATCTAAACAGTGACCGGAGTTCTTCCCATGAGGAGAAACAGCAAAAACAGACAAAGCCAAAACTTCCAGAGAAACCTAAAGGTCTGAATTCAGAGCATGGGTTAAAGCCAAAAATCCCAGAGAAGCCTACAGGTCTGAACTCAGAGCCTGGGTTAAAACTCAGCATTAGTAAGGAAGCCAATGCAGAAAAGAATATGGACAAAGAGAAACCCAAACTGAATAGACCAAAGTTTGTACCATCGAATATTTACAGCCAGGATAATGAAGAAGAAGCAGAAAACCTTAGTCTACCGCCATCTTATCGCCATGGATATGAATCCCTCCATAGGAATGTTGTCTTCTCGTCTGATGAGATTTATCACCAGGCCTATCTGGGTCAGAGTCCCCCAGTCAGTAGGAGTTACATGGGTAATCCTGCCCAGTTCTCAAGGGAGTTTAGTCAAGGACAGCCAAATCCAG CTCCAAGAGTAAGTACAATGATGACAGGAAGCGCCCCCTACCCCATGCCACCATTCCCTCCCCATGTACAGCAGCACCCAGTCCGGATGCCCTACCCCCCACCAGATGATCTGATGTACACGGCCAGGAGCCAGCAGTCCGAGGCCTACAGACATATGTATTCAGGAGTAACACCCCGACCCTACCCTGAGAGCAGGCCTGTAGACATCCGACCCGAAGTAATGGACCCCAGCATGTACAAACCCTGGCCCTCAGAACCCCCTCCACAGCCCTACTACGAGGGTTTTGCGGCAAACGGCATACCCAAGTCCCCTGACATGAGATACATGTCCCCACATATTTCTCATCCATTAGAAGGGCACCATTTCTCTCCCGCTGTGTCACGTATGTCTGAGAGCTACTACGCGACGGCACCCTTGTCACAGTCTCCAGACGGACGATTCATGCCTTTCCAGGTCCCCAGACCGCCCGACGTTCCTAATGTCCACAGTTCCGGGGATGCGGGCAAACATTTCCAACGGAGACCAGACTTAGGTTATCATGGACGAGAAGGAGCTATGATTTCACCACCTCAAGCACCTGCTAACATGCGACCTGAGGGAGAGGGAGGGGTCTATCCACCTTATCCACCACAGAGGCATGCTGGGATACCCTACCCTCCACCTCCGGTCAATGTGGACTTGGGGTCATACTTTAACTTCCTTGCGGCCCAAGGTTTTCCTGTACCTTACCCTGTGCCCTACCCCGTACAGTCGGGACAGACCCCCCCACAGGTGGACACACAGAACAAGGACGCCACACAGGACAGAAAAAATGATG atAAAGAGATGCTGGAAATGATGATACCTCACCCTCCTCTCCAAAAGAAAGATTCCTCAGAAAAAATTATCCACAGGAAATCTTCCCCACGAAAAACTGTTCCACCAGAGGAGGCACCGAAAAGTGAGAGGGGGTCAGAGAAGGAGAGGGGTCCCAAAAAAACTGAGGGTCAAAAACCGGAGGGGAAATCTGTAAGCCAAAAACAGCAGAGCAAGAACGCTTCCCAGCGTCATGTGGATGAAATCCGACAGTTCCATGAACAGCG AAGACAACAAGAGGCAGATGAGGACGCCTTGTTGGAGAAACAGAGAAAGTTTGCTAAGTCGTCCATTGACAGGTACTTTAGTTCCCTGGAGAAACTTTACTACAGAGACAGGCAGGACCGAGACCCAGAGGAAGAGGAGATGGAGGAAATTCTGGAAAATTCTCCACAGGAACAGGACTCCGAGGTCAACACAGAGGTCAACACCCAGGTCAGCAAGGTAACAAGTGTCAAGGCCGAGGGAATCACCGAAAGAATGAACAAACTTGGACTAGATCTGTCGTTCCTCAGAGAGGCAGGGAAAAGTCAAGAAGGGGTTCCAAAGGAGGAAGGAAAAACAGTGTTGGTGTGTGAGGAGTGTGGAGAAGTGAACAAGGTGTACATGAGCTGGTGTGGAGATTGTGGAGAGTCACTGGCTGGCATAGAAGTCACTATAATAAAGAAACCAAAGCCACCCAGAGTGTCAAAGAAAGACAGATCGCCTAGTAAATTTCCACAAAATAAAGCTCCACCGGGTAAATCTCCACCTAATAAATCCCCACCGGTTCCCAGTGATAGCTCCAGCACTCAGTCCAGTCAGAAGGACCGAGTCAGGGCGGTGAAGGAGAGCAGGGACAGTGGTCATCCCTCCAGCGAGGAGATCGAGAACGCCCAGGCAGGGAGGGAGATCGAGGAGATCTTTGAACATGTGACTGACCCGGTCATCAAGGGCTTCATCAGCTCCTACTACAGGAAGAAACAGGCTGAGCTGATGCAGAACGAGGAAGATGAAGATGACGAGGAGGAGAACTTCTTCACCAAGGGCAAAGAGTCTCTGAATGGATTTGCTGAGGTAGAAATGCAGCACAATGAAGAAGACAATAACCAGGCTTCACAGAATCAACCTAGAGTAGACAGTCACCAGTATGAAATTGAGATCTCTAAATTCATTGATAATGAAGAAGTCTGGCTGCATGAACGTAAAAAGCCCAAGGAAAAGCCCTTAAAGCACAAGCGATCTGCACCTATAGATGTAGAAGTATTTAGTGTAAAAGAAAGCAAGCAACAAAGAGATACAAGTAGAAGTCAAGAGAAAATAGTTCCTAGTTTGAATCTCTATAACAGCAGTGATGAGGAAAAACCCAGAGTTTCTTTAGACATTTCCACAGACAGCGAAGACTGGCAGGACTTCTTCATACCTAAACCTGTGGAGGTGGAAAAAGAGGTCACTCCAGAACCGGAAGAACCGGAGGATGTCCGGCCATTCCTGGAGCAGGTGATGGGAGACATGAGGTCATCGCTTCCAACAAAATCCAAGTCCAAGAATGCCAGGCCCAAAACAGGAGGAAAGTCTGTGAAAAGTGTGGTGAGGGAATCTATTGAGGCCCCTGGATACGAGAGAAAGTGGCAGAGGTCCAGTATTGCTTGGTCGTCCTACCACCCTCGAGAGCTCAGCAAGAAGACAAGTCTCCCTCCCCAGAGACCAGGTAGTGCTGGGCCTTCCAGaagaggggggagggggaggaaCTCTGGTAGTGTGGAGAACCTGGTCAGTAGTCGGCCGAGGAGTGGAGGCGTCCAGAAGAAGCCCGCAGTAAAATCCAGACCCCAGAGTGCCGACCCTAAAGTCAG GAGTGGCAGTGGTAGGCCTGTCCCCCAGGAGATCCCGGTCATGGAGGTCCCAGTTGAGGTGGGCTCTGAGGGAGAGGAGGAGAGGCCCCTGTCAGGGGGACGGACCGAGGAGGAGGACAGAACACAGAGTGGGTCCTCAGAGGAGGGGCGGGGTATCCCTGGGATCAAGGTCCTGGATGTGAcctaccccccaccccccaaggCCAGCCAGGACAGCCCGTCCTCAGACCTCCCAGGGCTGGTCAACCACAGGCTCCTAGACACAAAGGACACGGCTCCTCCAGCAG CTGATCCAGCGAGTGTGTTACACGCCTACAACAAATACCATGAGATG ACCCCTCGTATTCGTGACGGTAATTTCTCGGTGTGGCTGTGTCTTCCTGACGAGTTGCTGCTGAACATTTTGTCATACCTCCCTCACTCTGACCTGGTCAGCTGTGCGCGGACATGTCACCACTTCTACCGAGTCTGTATGGACAACACTCTCT GGCGATACATCACAATAAAGAAGAACCACAGCCTGACGGACGAGTCTTTGGAGCGAGTGGGGAAACACCACCCGGTCAGTCTGGCCCTGATCCAGTGTCATGGCGACTACATCACCGCCAAGGGACTCCGCAACCTCTTCAGGGCCTGCGCAAACTCCCTCAAG GAGTTGAACTTTTTTGGGTGTAGCCGAGGGGCCCTCACAGGGGACTGTATTCTCCTCCATGCGGCCTCACATTGTAAGGAGCTGACCCACATAGATGCCAGCTGGTGCAATGTCTCAGACAGCGGCATCGGAGCCATCGCCAACTCAGCTAACAG GTTGGAGAGTCTGTGTATCAATGGTTGTCAGATGATCACGAACGAGGGCCTGATCACTGTCATCAAGAAGCACGGCAAATG GCTTCGTGTTCTGGAAATGTTTGGGTGTTTCAATATCAAAGCAAAAGCAGTCAGCTATTTATCAGCGAACTGTATAAACCTGAAGACGTTGAATCTCGGCCAGTGTTACAAG TTGACGGACTCCCTGATTTCACAGTTGTCCCCGAGCCTGAGTAAGGTGGAGACGCTGGATTTACGGGGCTGTAAACAG ATCAAAGACAACTGCATCAGATATGTAGTGAAGTACTGTAACCGACTCCAGACCCTGACTCTAGCCAACTGTCCCAATATCACAGACATCTCGCTGCTCGAAATAGCTACCTATCTCAAGGACATCAG AAACTTAGATGTGTGTGGGTGTCGGAACATGACAGATGGTGGGGTTCGTGCCCTTGCAAATAACTGCAGCAATCTCAGGAGCATAGATATCAGTTCCACAGGATGTACACATAGAAG TGTGTTAATGATGGCCAATTTCTGCAGTCAGAGGCTGGACTCTGTCAAATTAAACTTCCTGTCTGACGTCACGGAGCATGCCGTCATTAAACTCGTCAAACACTGTAGACG CCTAAAATTACTCCATTTGTACGGCTGTACCAGCATTAGGTCCCTGGCAAACATACGAGATGCCAACCCTCATGTCAAGGTGGAAATGTGA